Proteins encoded within one genomic window of Triticum aestivum cultivar Chinese Spring chromosome 2D, IWGSC CS RefSeq v2.1, whole genome shotgun sequence:
- the LOC123051697 gene encoding phosducin-like protein 3 gives MADYHFVYRDVEGATTQWDDIQRKLGNLPEKPEPFKPPPFAPRVDADEQPKSKEWLDARDPDELEELEDDLDDDRFLEQYRRMRLAELKEAAKTARFGTVQPITGSDFVREVSQAPRDVWVVVFLYKDAIPECGLLETCLEELATKYAETKFVKIISTDCIPNYPDRNVPTILVYNNSAVKGTYVGLQKFGGKKCTPESVALALCHSYPVLNDGQGGGDSSRNNVMEGVRRKFIEKVVSQLETREDEDDSD, from the exons ATGGCGGACTACCACTTCGTGTACAGGGACGTGGAGGGGGCGACCACGCAGTGGGACGACATCCAGCGCAAACTCGGGAACCTGCCCGAGAAGCCGGAGCCCTTCAAGCCGCCGCCCTTCGCCCCCAGGGTCGACGCCGACGAGCAGCCCAAGTCCAAGGAGTGGCTCGACGCGCGCGACCCCGACGAGCTCGAGGAGCTCGAGGACGACCTCGACGATGACCGCTTCCTCGAGCAGTACAG GAGGATGAGGCTTGCAGAGCTCAAGGAGGCAGCAAAAACTGCCAGATTCGGCACAGTACAGCCCATCACAGGCTCTGATTTTGTGCGTGAGGTTTCGCAGGCTCCACGGGATGTCTGGGTTGTGGTCTTCCTCTACAAGGATGC GATACCAGAATGTGGGCTGCTTGAGACTTGCCTGGAGGAACTGGCAACAAAATATGCAGAAACCAAGTTTGTTAAAATTATTTCCACGGACTGTATTCCCAACTACCCAGATAGGAATGTTCCTACAATACTGGTGTACAACAACAGTGCTGTCAAAGGGACTTATGTTGGTCTACAGAAGTTCGGTGGAAAGAAATGCACACCTGAAT CTGTTGCATTGGCGCTTTGCCATTCATACCCAGTACTGAATGATGGACAAGGTGGTGGCGATTCATCCCGTAACAATGTCATGGAAGGCGTTCGCAGGAAGTTCATAGAAAAGGTTGTCTCCCAGCTTGAAACGCGAGAAGACGAAGATGATAGCGACTAA